The following coding sequences lie in one Campylobacter concisus genomic window:
- a CDS encoding DUF1287 domain-containing protein codes for MKKFLLLALFATQIFAFSASKFVNDARSQIGVTLSYDPSYERLAYPMGDVDIKKGVCTDVVVRALRHQDMDLQRLIFEDMSINFVSYPKRWGLKKADKNIDHRRVLNIATYLKRKGFEVSDDKFLPGDIVTWMLPRNLPHIGVISDKFEGQIPLVIHNIGSGVQEENILYSYKITGHFRLK; via the coding sequence ATGAAGAAATTTCTACTTTTGGCTCTTTTTGCCACGCAAATTTTTGCCTTTTCGGCGAGCAAATTTGTAAATGACGCTAGGTCGCAGATCGGCGTGACGCTAAGTTACGATCCAAGCTACGAAAGGCTCGCCTACCCAATGGGCGACGTGGATATCAAAAAGGGCGTTTGCACCGACGTTGTGGTAAGGGCGCTACGGCATCAGGATATGGATCTGCAAAGACTCATTTTTGAAGATATGAGTATAAATTTCGTAAGTTATCCTAAAAGGTGGGGACTTAAAAAGGCTGATAAAAACATTGATCACAGGCGTGTTTTAAACATCGCTACCTATCTAAAAAGAAAAGGTTTTGAGGTGAGCGATGATAAATTTTTGCCGGGGGATATCGTCACATGGATGCTGCCAAGAAATTTACCTCACATTGGCGTGATCTCAGATAAATTTGAAGGCCAAATACCGCTTGTCATCCACAATATCGGCTCTGGCGTGCAAGAAGAAAACATACTTTATAGCTACAAGATCACAGGTCATTTTAGGCTAAAGTAG
- a CDS encoding glucose-6-phosphate isomerase — translation MIETSFKFNFASSEVIGSYAKRINDEYESGEIGYYHLPALGQNLLGEIEEYEKGLAHIKNVVLVGIGGSSLGVKALKSMLDGTKGIKRELLFLDNVDPCSYKSTLDGVKFDETLFIISSKSGNTIETITIFKCLLDDFKPQNLGKNFLIITDPGTNLENFAKENDIKFFNIPKNVGGRFSVLSAIGLVPLGICGYDIKALLEGALACKKQYIEQKDSSIIAKAYHYATSRNASINVIFSYCDRFFEFNDWYVQLWAESLGKKRGYKRVGLTPVGLVGSRDQHSFLQLIMDGVKDKSVTFIKIKDHASDKAIPNLSLKGLEECDFVAGLSLNELINLQCDATAMALVQEGISVDTITLERLDEFHTGWLIFYYELLTSATGIMLGINTYDQPGVEIGKRILKTMLLK, via the coding sequence ATGATAGAAACTTCATTTAAATTTAACTTTGCAAGCAGCGAGGTTATTGGCTCCTACGCCAAACGCATAAACGACGAGTACGAAAGCGGCGAGATAGGCTACTACCACCTGCCAGCTCTTGGGCAAAATTTGCTTGGCGAGATAGAAGAGTATGAAAAGGGGCTAGCTCATATCAAAAATGTAGTACTTGTTGGCATTGGTGGCAGCAGTCTTGGCGTAAAGGCGCTAAAATCAATGCTTGATGGCACAAAGGGGATAAAAAGAGAGCTTTTGTTTTTAGATAACGTCGATCCTTGCAGCTACAAAAGCACGCTTGATGGGGTGAAATTTGACGAGACACTTTTTATAATAAGCTCAAAATCAGGCAATACGATCGAGACGATCACTATTTTTAAGTGCTTGCTTGATGACTTTAAGCCTCAAAATTTAGGCAAAAATTTCCTCATCATAACTGATCCAGGCACAAATTTAGAAAATTTTGCCAAAGAAAATGACATTAAATTTTTTAACATCCCAAAAAATGTTGGCGGAAGATTTAGCGTGCTAAGTGCGATCGGTCTTGTGCCTCTTGGTATCTGTGGCTACGATATAAAGGCACTTTTGGAGGGCGCACTTGCTTGCAAGAAGCAATACATCGAGCAAAAAGATAGCTCTATCATCGCTAAGGCCTACCACTACGCCACTAGCAGAAATGCCAGTATAAATGTCATTTTTAGCTACTGCGATAGATTTTTTGAATTTAATGACTGGTACGTGCAGCTTTGGGCAGAGAGCCTTGGTAAAAAAAGAGGCTATAAAAGGGTCGGCCTTACGCCAGTTGGACTTGTTGGTAGCCGCGATCAACACAGCTTTTTGCAGCTTATCATGGACGGCGTAAAAGATAAGAGCGTGACATTTATAAAGATAAAAGATCACGCAAGCGACAAGGCTATCCCAAATTTAAGCCTAAAAGGGCTTGAAGAGTGCGATTTTGTAGCGGGTCTAAGCCTAAATGAGCTTATAAATTTGCAATGCGACGCGACAGCTATGGCGCTAGTGCAAGAGGGCATAAGTGTCGATACTATCACGCTTGAGAGGCTTGATGAGTTTCATACTGGCTGGCTCATTTTTTATTACGAGCTACTAACCTCGGCCACTGGTATCATGCTAGGCATCAACACCTACGATCAGCCAGGCGTTGAGATAGGAAAACGTATCCTAAAAACTATGCTTTTAAAGTAG
- the galU gene encoding UTP--glucose-1-phosphate uridylyltransferase GalU — MIQTCLFPAAGYGTRFLPATKSLPKEMLPILTKPLIHYGVDEALEAGMDNMAFVTGRGKRALEDYFDISYELEKEIAGSSKESLLSEVRNLMSSCTFSFTRQNAMKGLGHAIYTGKTLVRDEAFGVILADDLCINENGEGVLSQMVKIYEKYRCSVVAVMEVPKEQTKSYGVVSGRFIEDDLIMVDDMVEKPDPAEAPTNLAIIGRYILTPDIFNILERTKPGKNGEIQITDALKTQAKDGMVLAYKFKGKRFDCGSIDGFVEATNFFYERSK, encoded by the coding sequence ATGATACAAACTTGCCTATTTCCAGCGGCTGGATACGGAACGAGGTTTTTACCAGCTACAAAATCGCTCCCAAAAGAGATGTTGCCAATACTTACAAAACCGCTCATTCACTACGGCGTTGATGAGGCGCTTGAGGCTGGCATGGATAATATGGCATTTGTCACAGGACGCGGAAAAAGGGCGCTTGAGGACTATTTTGACATTAGCTACGAGCTAGAAAAAGAGATCGCAGGCAGTTCAAAAGAGTCACTACTAAGCGAAGTTAGAAATTTAATGAGCTCATGCACATTTTCATTTACTAGGCAAAATGCTATGAAAGGGCTTGGACACGCCATTTATACGGGTAAAACGCTAGTTCGAGATGAAGCTTTTGGGGTTATTTTGGCAGATGATCTATGTATAAATGAAAATGGCGAGGGCGTGCTTTCGCAAATGGTTAAAATTTATGAAAAGTATCGCTGCAGCGTCGTTGCGGTGATGGAGGTGCCAAAAGAGCAGACTAAGTCTTATGGCGTCGTAAGCGGTAGGTTTATAGAAGATGATCTCATAATGGTCGATGATATGGTTGAAAAGCCTGATCCTGCCGAGGCTCCGACAAATTTAGCGATAATTGGCCGCTACATCCTAACGCCAGATATTTTTAACATCTTAGAGCGAACAAAACCAGGTAAAAACGGCGAAATTCAGATCACGGACGCGCTAAAAACGCAGGCAAAAGATGGCATGGTACTAGCTTATAAATTTAAGGGCAAGAGGTTTGACTGCGGCAGTATCGACGGCTTTGTCGAGGCTACAAATTTCTTTTACGAGCGCAGTAAATGA